In one Vulgatibacter incomptus genomic region, the following are encoded:
- a CDS encoding serine hydrolase domain-containing protein, with the protein MIDALARLLDRAIADGTCPAAQACVIAREEELHASAHGADTDSETLFDIASLTKVMATTTAAYVLLSRGTVSLDDRAASFLPELAGGGKDGILVRHLLAHTSGLPAWLPLFAKAGNRQEVLSAAGAAPLETRPGERCVYSDLGFILLGELLARASGIPFDALCQREIFTALALDDTAFRPLRHRAIAPTGLLRPRPPAPGQEALLPDCSGVPEGPGVVDDDNACAMGGVAGHAGLFSTARDVARWGAAILEERRGAGRLGRAEVLEVLLRPDPHEGPPRALGFDLPSGERPSAGSKLGHGGPLGAAGHLGFTGCSIWLDFDRQLSVALLTNRVFPSRANVAGIQRLRPAFHDAVVEALDG; encoded by the coding sequence GTGATCGACGCGCTCGCCCGGCTCCTCGACCGAGCGATCGCGGACGGCACCTGCCCGGCTGCCCAGGCGTGTGTGATTGCGCGTGAGGAGGAGCTCCACGCCTCTGCTCACGGAGCGGACACGGACAGCGAAACACTCTTCGACATCGCCAGCCTCACCAAGGTGATGGCGACCACGACCGCTGCGTACGTCCTCCTATCGCGAGGGACAGTCTCTCTCGACGATCGCGCTGCCTCGTTTCTCCCGGAGCTCGCGGGCGGCGGGAAGGACGGGATCCTCGTCCGGCACCTGCTCGCGCACACCAGTGGCCTGCCCGCCTGGCTGCCGCTCTTCGCCAAGGCCGGGAACCGGCAGGAGGTCCTGTCCGCCGCCGGGGCAGCGCCCCTCGAGACTCGGCCCGGCGAGCGCTGCGTCTACAGCGATCTCGGCTTCATCCTCCTGGGCGAGCTCCTGGCCCGTGCGTCGGGCATCCCCTTCGACGCGCTCTGCCAGCGGGAGATCTTCACGGCGCTCGCCCTCGACGACACCGCCTTCCGCCCGCTGCGTCACCGGGCCATCGCGCCGACGGGGCTCCTCCGGCCTCGGCCGCCGGCGCCAGGTCAGGAAGCGCTCCTCCCGGATTGTAGCGGCGTCCCGGAAGGACCGGGCGTGGTCGACGACGACAATGCCTGCGCAATGGGCGGAGTCGCGGGCCACGCGGGCCTCTTCTCCACCGCCCGCGACGTTGCGCGCTGGGGCGCCGCCATCCTCGAGGAGCGCCGCGGCGCCGGCCGCCTTGGACGCGCGGAGGTGCTCGAGGTGCTGCTCCGACCCGATCCCCACGAAGGACCGCCGCGGGCCCTCGGCTTCGATCTCCCGAGCGGCGAGCGACCGAGCGCCGGCTCGAAGCTCGGCCACGGCGGCCCCCTGGGCGCCGCCGGCCACCTCGGCTTTACCGGCTGCTCGATCTGGCTCGACTTCGATCGCCAGCTCTCGGTGGCGCTCCTCACCAACCGCGTCTTCCCCTCCCGCGCCAACGTGGCCGGAATCCAGCGCCTCCGCCCGGCCTTCCACGACGCCGTCGTCGAAGCGCTGGACGGCTGA
- the mpl gene encoding UDP-N-acetylmuramate:L-alanyl-gamma-D-glutamyl-meso-diaminopimelate ligase, which translates to MGEAVTSAAIGEAGPLERIPAGVRRIHLLGVGGTGMGAFAALLKAAGYEVTGSDEALYPPMSEMLPKWGIDAFQPYAPENLDRARPDLVVVGNVIRRVNVEAEAMRERGLPHVSFPQALGQLFLEDRHSIVVAGTHGKTTTTSMAAHLLAAAGRDPSVLVGGVAGNFGGNFHLGTGADFVVEGDEYDTAYFDKGPKFWHYRPRTVIFTSCEFDHADIYRDDAHYESSFERLMELVPEDGLVLACASTGAPERIARARCKGRVETYSAMPGVEADWIADELRSGPEGTRFTVRRHGEKLSEALLPLGGRHNVENALGAIAACMDRGVTAEALAAGLADFLGVRRRQELRGEPNGIRVIDDFAHHPTAVRETLAAVAAKNPGRRLVAVFEPRSNTSRRSLHHAAYAASFGEASLAILQAPLKHDKVPEDDRLDVQKLCADITAAGTPARAFSTPDEILACLLEEARPGDVILLMSNGAFGGLPGRLVDALSSRAS; encoded by the coding sequence ATGGGTGAAGCCGTGACGAGCGCCGCGATCGGCGAGGCCGGACCTCTGGAGCGGATCCCTGCAGGCGTCCGGCGGATCCACCTCCTCGGCGTCGGCGGCACCGGCATGGGCGCGTTCGCCGCGCTCCTGAAGGCGGCGGGCTACGAGGTCACCGGCTCCGACGAAGCGCTCTACCCGCCCATGAGCGAGATGCTGCCGAAGTGGGGCATCGACGCCTTCCAGCCCTACGCCCCCGAGAACCTCGACCGCGCGCGCCCCGATCTCGTCGTGGTGGGCAACGTGATCCGCCGCGTCAACGTCGAGGCGGAGGCGATGCGCGAGCGCGGCCTGCCCCACGTCTCCTTCCCACAGGCCCTCGGCCAGCTCTTCCTCGAGGATCGCCACTCGATCGTCGTCGCCGGCACCCACGGCAAGACGACCACCACGTCGATGGCCGCGCACCTCCTCGCCGCGGCGGGCCGGGATCCTTCGGTGCTGGTCGGCGGCGTCGCCGGAAACTTTGGCGGGAACTTCCACCTGGGCACGGGCGCCGACTTCGTGGTGGAGGGCGACGAGTACGACACCGCCTACTTCGACAAGGGGCCGAAGTTCTGGCACTACCGGCCGCGGACGGTGATCTTCACTTCATGTGAATTCGATCACGCCGACATCTACCGCGACGACGCGCACTACGAGTCCTCCTTCGAGCGGCTGATGGAGCTGGTACCCGAGGACGGCCTCGTCCTCGCCTGCGCCTCGACCGGCGCGCCGGAGCGGATCGCGCGCGCACGCTGCAAGGGCCGCGTGGAGACCTACTCCGCCATGCCCGGCGTCGAGGCCGACTGGATCGCCGACGAGCTCCGCAGCGGACCGGAGGGCACCCGCTTCACCGTGCGCCGCCACGGGGAGAAGCTCTCCGAGGCGCTCCTCCCGCTGGGCGGCAGGCACAACGTGGAGAACGCGCTGGGCGCCATCGCCGCCTGCATGGATCGCGGCGTCACGGCGGAGGCCCTCGCCGCCGGCCTCGCAGACTTCCTCGGCGTCCGTCGTCGGCAGGAGCTCCGCGGCGAGCCCAACGGCATCCGCGTGATCGACGACTTCGCCCACCATCCGACGGCGGTGCGCGAGACCCTCGCGGCCGTGGCCGCCAAGAACCCCGGGCGGCGGCTCGTGGCCGTCTTCGAGCCCCGCTCCAACACCAGCCGCCGCTCGCTGCACCACGCAGCGTACGCCGCGAGCTTCGGTGAGGCCTCGCTCGCGATCCTCCAGGCGCCGCTCAAGCACGACAAGGTGCCCGAGGACGATCGCCTCGACGTCCAGAAGCTCTGCGCCGACATCACCGCCGCAGGCACGCCCGCACGAGCCTTCTCCACCCCCGACGAGATCCTCGCTTGCCTGCTCGAAGAGGCTCGCCCCGGCGACGTGATCCTCCTCATGTCGAACGGTGCCTTCGGCGGCCTCCCGGGCCGGCTGGTAGACGCGCTTTCGTCGCGCGCCAGCTGA
- a CDS encoding phage holin family protein gives MEHEGYTESEKRELEEKAARRDLEGARDERFYKSAADRHTIEEAERAGVTLEEGNLREVTTAALDELHEERRRAAAARRKHGEAESEVLERGGEAPRAAPRVEAGRVVHPRRIRARTRVPGAPPGGEPGRREPPPGGERAPAGKRYDAMSTPELVRLFLEDSKRLAREELRLAKAEIRDEVRSTASGGATVGMGSALAFAGVLALVAGGIVALALVIPLWLSAILIGIVVLCLGAIAALGGVVKLKQVRPVPKDAARVIEEERRWASERMHSMRSHARSET, from the coding sequence ATGGAACACGAGGGATACACCGAGAGTGAGAAGCGGGAGCTCGAGGAGAAGGCGGCCAGGCGCGACCTCGAGGGCGCCCGCGACGAGCGCTTCTACAAGAGCGCCGCCGATCGCCACACGATCGAGGAGGCGGAGCGGGCGGGCGTAACCCTCGAGGAGGGAAACCTCCGGGAGGTGACGACCGCGGCCCTCGACGAGCTGCATGAGGAGAGGCGCCGCGCGGCGGCAGCCCGCAGGAAGCACGGCGAGGCCGAGAGCGAGGTGCTGGAGCGCGGCGGCGAAGCTCCCAGGGCGGCGCCGCGGGTGGAGGCCGGAAGGGTCGTGCACCCACGGCGCATTCGTGCCCGGACCCGCGTTCCGGGGGCGCCTCCTGGAGGCGAGCCGGGACGGAGGGAGCCGCCGCCCGGGGGAGAGCGCGCCCCGGCCGGCAAGCGCTACGACGCGATGTCGACCCCGGAGCTCGTGAGGCTCTTCCTCGAGGACTCGAAGCGGCTCGCTCGGGAGGAGCTGCGGCTCGCCAAGGCCGAGATCCGGGACGAGGTGAGGTCCACCGCTTCCGGAGGCGCGACGGTCGGCATGGGTTCCGCCTTGGCCTTCGCGGGCGTGCTCGCCCTGGTCGCCGGAGGCATCGTGGCCCTGGCTCTGGTGATCCCGCTGTGGCTCTCCGCCATCCTGATCGGGATCGTCGTCCTCTGTCTCGGCGCAATCGCGGCACTTGGCGGCGTGGTGAAGCTCAAGCAGGTCCGGCCGGTTCCCAAGGACGCGGCGCGGGTCATCGAGGAGGAGCGCAGATGGGCGAGCGAGAGGATGCACTCGATGCGATCGCACGCGCGCAGCGAAACCTGA
- the mutM gene encoding bifunctional DNA-formamidopyrimidine glycosylase/DNA-(apurinic or apyrimidinic site) lyase — protein sequence MPELPEVEFAARCLRRWMEGRTIERASAPDTRIFRGSSRDAFEKELSGRTLQGIDRRGKYLLLSFDDDVGMLSHLGMTGKWLRRSPDDPPPDHARATLSLEGDDLVVYDDQRLFGRIAIHRASELLKLPVIRKLGPDPLLDGLDPERLHEKLQRTARTVKVAIMDQAVIAGLGNVQATEALFRAQIHPARVAKTLSLAEVKDLVRAIDEAIEHTLEWTGGDEIKYVEEPGSENPFLVYQRAGEACPRCGNELQQIVLGGRSSVFCPHCQPLE from the coding sequence ATGCCCGAGCTGCCGGAAGTCGAGTTCGCCGCCCGGTGTCTTCGCCGCTGGATGGAGGGCCGCACCATCGAGCGCGCCTCCGCGCCGGACACCCGGATCTTCCGGGGCTCGAGCCGTGACGCCTTCGAGAAGGAGCTGAGCGGGCGCACGCTCCAGGGGATCGATCGGAGGGGCAAGTACCTGCTCCTCTCCTTCGACGACGACGTGGGCATGCTCAGCCACCTGGGCATGACCGGTAAGTGGCTGCGGCGCTCCCCCGACGATCCGCCTCCGGACCACGCGCGGGCGACGCTCTCGCTCGAGGGAGACGACCTCGTCGTCTACGACGACCAACGCCTCTTTGGACGGATCGCCATCCATCGGGCGAGCGAGCTCCTGAAGCTCCCGGTGATCCGCAAGCTCGGCCCCGATCCGCTCCTGGACGGCCTCGATCCGGAGCGGCTCCACGAGAAGCTGCAGAGGACCGCACGCACGGTGAAGGTCGCGATCATGGATCAGGCCGTGATCGCCGGGCTCGGCAACGTGCAGGCGACCGAGGCGCTCTTCCGCGCCCAGATCCACCCGGCGCGCGTGGCGAAGACGCTCTCGCTCGCGGAGGTGAAAGACCTCGTCCGCGCGATCGACGAAGCGATCGAGCACACGCTCGAATGGACGGGTGGCGACGAGATCAAATACGTCGAGGAGCCGGGGAGCGAGAACCCCTTCCTGGTCTACCAGCGGGCGGGAGAGGCCTGCCCCCGCTGTGGCAACGAGCTCCAGCAGATCGTGCTGGGAGGGCGCTCGAGCGTCTTCTGCCCGCACTGTCAGCCTCTCGAGTAG
- a CDS encoding HIT family protein produces MASLFTRIIRGELPGRFVWKDDRCVAFLTIAPLAPGHTLVVPRDEIDHWIDLPQDLATHLTEVAQAVGKGIQQAFQPVKVGMMIAGLEVPHVHLHLVPIRTLQDMNFANQDRNPNPADLDAAAERLRSTLRSLGYKQVSD; encoded by the coding sequence ATGGCGTCCCTCTTCACCCGCATCATCCGCGGCGAGCTCCCTGGCCGGTTCGTCTGGAAGGACGATCGCTGCGTGGCCTTCCTCACCATCGCGCCGCTCGCTCCAGGCCACACGCTGGTGGTGCCCCGCGACGAGATCGATCACTGGATCGACCTGCCGCAGGACCTGGCCACGCACCTCACCGAGGTGGCCCAGGCGGTCGGGAAGGGGATCCAGCAGGCCTTCCAGCCGGTGAAGGTCGGGATGATGATCGCCGGCCTGGAGGTGCCCCACGTGCACCTGCACCTGGTGCCGATCCGCACCCTCCAGGACATGAACTTCGCCAACCAGGACCGGAACCCGAACCCCGCCGATCTCGACGCCGCCGCCGAGCGCTTGCGGTCGACGCTGCGAAGCCTCGGCTACAAGCAGGTCTCGGACTGA
- a CDS encoding M20/M25/M40 family metallo-hydrolase: protein MHETTYGDLAEEWVDEALRLLVTLLRIDTTNPPGNERPAAEACAELLRKDGLEPVLLEGARDRTNLVCRWKGSGEAPPLLLTAHLDVVPAGEGWTHPPFAGEIRDGFVWGRGAIDMKHHAAMCVTLLRSLARTGAKLKRDVILALVADEEAGCDLGSAWLVDHHPELVRSEYALGEIGGFTLHLEGRRFYPIQVAQKGVLWIKATARGEGGHGSMPREKSAVGKLSAAIARLERRPLRIHATDATRGFLETAAQAVGPPKGLALRALLNPRLAPWILRALPDRALARSLRAVLSNTVAPTMLRAGDKLNVIPDRAEAGLDGRTLPGAAGARLLDELRAVVGEDVELEVVRVLDALEVSPRTPLFEALAAAIRRADPAGIPVPYMVPGFTDALAFSRLGTKWYGFAPVGLPPGLPFAELFHDKNERIPVDGFGFGMRLLHDAVTRFCTA, encoded by the coding sequence GTGCACGAGACGACCTACGGGGACCTCGCCGAAGAGTGGGTGGACGAGGCGCTGCGCCTCCTCGTCACGCTCCTTCGGATCGACACCACGAACCCGCCGGGGAACGAGCGTCCCGCCGCCGAAGCGTGCGCCGAGCTGCTGCGGAAGGATGGGCTCGAGCCCGTGCTCCTCGAGGGCGCGAGGGATCGCACCAACCTCGTCTGCCGCTGGAAGGGCTCGGGCGAGGCCCCGCCGCTCCTGCTCACCGCCCACCTCGACGTGGTCCCCGCCGGTGAAGGCTGGACGCACCCGCCCTTCGCCGGCGAGATCCGCGACGGCTTCGTGTGGGGCCGCGGCGCCATCGACATGAAGCACCACGCGGCCATGTGCGTGACCCTGCTCCGCTCCCTCGCTCGCACCGGCGCGAAGCTGAAGCGGGACGTGATCCTCGCGCTGGTGGCGGACGAGGAGGCGGGCTGCGACCTGGGCTCGGCCTGGCTCGTGGATCACCACCCGGAGCTTGTGAGATCAGAGTATGCGCTGGGTGAGATCGGCGGTTTCACCCTCCACCTGGAGGGCCGCCGCTTCTACCCGATCCAGGTGGCGCAAAAGGGCGTGCTCTGGATCAAGGCGACCGCCAGGGGCGAGGGCGGCCACGGCTCGATGCCTCGCGAGAAGAGCGCGGTCGGGAAGCTCTCCGCCGCCATCGCCCGCCTCGAGAGGCGGCCGCTCCGGATCCATGCCACCGACGCGACCCGCGGCTTCCTGGAGACCGCGGCGCAGGCCGTCGGCCCGCCCAAGGGGCTCGCGCTCCGGGCGCTGCTCAATCCCCGCCTCGCTCCATGGATCCTCCGCGCGTTGCCCGACAGGGCGCTGGCGAGATCCCTGCGGGCGGTGCTCTCGAACACGGTGGCGCCGACCATGCTCCGTGCAGGGGACAAGCTGAACGTGATCCCCGACAGGGCGGAGGCGGGCCTCGATGGGCGCACGCTCCCGGGTGCTGCGGGAGCCAGGCTCCTGGACGAGCTTCGTGCGGTGGTGGGCGAGGACGTGGAGCTCGAGGTCGTCCGCGTCCTCGACGCGCTGGAGGTCTCGCCTCGGACGCCGCTATTCGAAGCCCTCGCCGCGGCGATCCGGCGTGCGGATCCCGCGGGAATCCCCGTGCCCTACATGGTCCCCGGCTTCACCGACGCCCTCGCGTTCTCCCGCCTCGGGACCAAGTGGTACGGCTTCGCTCCCGTGGGCCTCCCGCCGGGGCTCCCTTTTGCGGAGCTCTTCCACGACAAAAACGAGCGGATCCCGGTGGACGGATTCGGCTTCGGCATGCGCCTCCTGCACGACGCGGTGACCCGCTTCTGCACGGCGTGA
- a CDS encoding aldehyde dehydrogenase family protein, with the protein MPTAPGAAPTVPLDPPTAYGLAALFVLLGTKLVRAGRGRAAFRVAMLFVVVFAISVQYFLFSWPAWMYAYLLPESQLSLVWVSPVFFVSVVAAGAAGAAVSLHLVRTGKMGWAIANVVLGLGAWILIWLVTWDQYFHVGTYETYHAGLAPPVKDVAPFQTALNVVGPIQAIVGLGCLAWILVKGKRAKLASCVQPDPSKVEWRSVGSEPGAASTPVIEGGFIRGVRPIDGAPLEPLAITPAGELAGIVSRARDAQHEWALRPVKERAALLRKAGKRLLERAEEAAAILEEENGRPRAESYLSEIVPCADLFDYWCSKGPLLLQADGVPVNPVLFPGKSGVVEHLPRGVVAAISPWNFPLMLPLRTVVPALLAGNAVILKPSEHAARSGAFLARIFDGILPPGLFALVQGGGEQGSALVGAGVDHLVFIGSPRTGRAVARACAEKLTSVTLELGGKDAAIVLADADLERTANGVVWGAFANAGQNCAAIERCYVVESVADRFEVLLREKVAALRVGPGPEGSVEIGPLTTPAQKAIVDAQLDEARRRSVSVAGGESGEKGLHLAPTLVLGPPDDLALVAQETFGPVLPVVRVRDEEDAVKRANASAYGLTVSVWSKDTDRAERLGRRIHAGVITVNNHAFTGGLAQAPWGGVRGSGFGVTNSPHMLDELTRPRFVLVDRSRAKRELWWYPYDASVLRLARGLTQLRSGAGGRLAALGEVVAGFLARGKVVRSGASAPQSEGKRGAPQ; encoded by the coding sequence TTGCCCACCGCCCCAGGAGCTGCGCCGACCGTCCCGCTCGACCCACCCACCGCATATGGCCTCGCCGCGCTCTTCGTCCTCCTCGGGACGAAGCTGGTGCGCGCGGGGCGGGGCCGTGCGGCCTTTCGCGTGGCGATGCTCTTCGTCGTCGTCTTCGCGATCTCCGTGCAGTACTTCCTCTTCAGCTGGCCGGCGTGGATGTACGCCTACCTCCTGCCCGAGTCGCAGCTCTCACTGGTCTGGGTTTCGCCGGTCTTCTTCGTTTCGGTAGTCGCTGCTGGAGCTGCCGGCGCCGCCGTCTCCCTCCACCTCGTCCGCACGGGGAAGATGGGCTGGGCGATCGCCAACGTCGTCCTCGGCCTGGGCGCCTGGATCCTGATCTGGCTCGTCACCTGGGACCAGTACTTCCACGTAGGGACCTACGAGACCTATCACGCGGGCCTCGCACCTCCGGTGAAGGATGTGGCGCCGTTCCAGACCGCGCTGAACGTCGTAGGCCCGATCCAGGCGATCGTGGGCCTCGGTTGCCTGGCGTGGATCCTCGTGAAGGGAAAGCGCGCCAAGCTCGCCTCCTGCGTGCAGCCGGATCCCTCCAAGGTCGAGTGGCGGAGCGTGGGCTCGGAGCCCGGGGCCGCGTCGACCCCGGTGATCGAGGGCGGCTTCATCCGCGGGGTGCGGCCGATCGACGGCGCGCCCCTCGAGCCCCTCGCGATCACTCCAGCGGGCGAGCTCGCGGGGATCGTCTCCCGGGCGAGAGATGCCCAGCACGAGTGGGCGCTGCGGCCCGTGAAGGAGCGGGCGGCGCTGCTCCGCAAGGCGGGCAAGCGTCTCCTCGAGAGGGCCGAGGAGGCCGCCGCGATCCTCGAGGAGGAGAACGGCAGGCCCCGCGCGGAGAGCTACCTCTCCGAGATCGTCCCGTGTGCCGATCTGTTTGACTACTGGTGTTCGAAGGGACCGCTGCTCCTCCAGGCGGATGGCGTGCCGGTGAACCCGGTGCTCTTCCCCGGAAAGAGCGGCGTGGTCGAGCACCTGCCCCGCGGCGTGGTGGCGGCGATCAGCCCGTGGAACTTCCCGCTGATGCTCCCGCTCCGCACGGTGGTGCCCGCGCTCCTCGCGGGGAACGCGGTGATCCTCAAGCCGTCGGAGCACGCAGCCCGCAGCGGCGCGTTCCTGGCGAGGATCTTCGACGGGATCCTGCCCCCCGGCCTCTTCGCCCTGGTCCAGGGCGGCGGCGAGCAGGGGAGCGCCCTCGTGGGCGCTGGCGTGGACCACCTGGTGTTCATCGGCTCGCCTCGCACGGGTCGCGCGGTGGCGCGGGCCTGCGCCGAGAAGCTCACCTCCGTGACCCTGGAGCTCGGGGGTAAGGACGCGGCGATCGTCCTCGCGGACGCGGACCTCGAGAGGACCGCCAACGGCGTGGTCTGGGGCGCGTTCGCGAACGCGGGACAGAACTGTGCGGCGATCGAGCGCTGCTATGTCGTGGAGTCGGTGGCCGATCGCTTCGAGGTGCTCCTTCGCGAGAAGGTCGCGGCGCTCCGCGTGGGGCCGGGCCCCGAGGGAAGCGTGGAGATCGGCCCCCTCACCACGCCCGCCCAGAAGGCGATCGTCGACGCGCAGCTCGACGAGGCCCGCCGTCGGAGCGTCTCCGTCGCGGGAGGCGAGAGCGGCGAGAAGGGACTCCACCTGGCTCCGACTCTAGTGCTCGGGCCTCCCGACGACCTCGCGCTCGTGGCGCAGGAGACCTTCGGTCCCGTGCTCCCCGTGGTCCGGGTGAGGGACGAGGAGGACGCGGTAAAGCGAGCGAACGCCTCTGCCTACGGTCTCACCGTGAGCGTCTGGTCCAAGGACACGGATCGCGCCGAGCGCCTCGGCAGGCGGATCCACGCCGGGGTGATCACCGTGAACAACCACGCCTTCACGGGCGGCCTCGCGCAGGCGCCCTGGGGAGGCGTGCGGGGCAGCGGCTTCGGCGTGACCAACAGCCCGCACATGCTCGACGAGCTCACCCGGCCCAGGTTCGTCCTGGTCGACCGCAGCCGCGCCAAGCGGGAGCTGTGGTGGTACCCGTACGACGCCTCGGTGCTCCGCCTCGCGCGCGGCCTCACGCAGCTGAGGTCGGGTGCCGGCGGCCGCCTCGCGGCGCTGGGCGAGGTCGTCGCGGGCTTCCTCGCCCGCGGCAAGGTCGTGAGGTCCGGAGCGTCTGCCCCGCAGTCGGAAGGGAAGCGCGGCGCGCCGCAGTAG
- a CDS encoding M18 family aminopeptidase, producing MRKPSSPPSIHSTTADLLAFIEASPTPYHCVAEVERRAAAAGFLRVEEGDAWDLEPGRGYMVARSGAIVLFRVGMGAAADAGFRLVGAHTDSPNLRVKPNADFTKDGYRQLGVEVYGGVLTHTWLDRDLGLAGKVVLRGDEPGGLERRLVTMARPMARVASLAIHLDREVTKKGLILNNQLHLPPVLALTDDSLPKNLRAVLAAELEVEEERILSWDLSLMDVQPPAVGGLRGEFIFSPRLDNQASCHAALTALLRAPAAQSTQIACLYDHEEVGSGSTSGAGGSLVEDVLTRIAAGGAEALHRASARSWQISADMAHALHPNFTDKHEPHHQPRLNGGPVIKVNAQQRYATDAEGEAFFELLCRDANVPFQKFVSRTDLACGSTIGPISSARLGIRTIDVGNPMLSMHSIREQGGAEDPERMAAVLARFFEA from the coding sequence TTGCGCAAGCCCTCCTCGCCTCCCTCGATCCACTCGACCACGGCAGACCTCCTCGCGTTCATCGAGGCCAGCCCGACGCCGTACCACTGCGTGGCGGAGGTCGAGCGCCGCGCCGCCGCGGCGGGATTCCTGCGCGTGGAAGAAGGCGACGCCTGGGATCTCGAGCCCGGCCGCGGCTACATGGTGGCCCGCAGCGGAGCCATCGTCCTCTTCCGGGTGGGAATGGGCGCTGCGGCGGACGCGGGCTTTCGCCTCGTCGGCGCGCACACGGACTCGCCCAACCTCAGGGTGAAGCCGAACGCGGACTTCACCAAGGACGGCTACCGCCAGCTCGGCGTGGAGGTCTACGGCGGCGTGCTCACGCACACCTGGCTCGACCGCGACCTCGGCCTGGCCGGCAAGGTGGTGCTCCGCGGCGACGAGCCCGGCGGCCTGGAGCGGCGCCTGGTGACCATGGCGCGTCCGATGGCACGGGTGGCCTCCCTCGCGATCCACCTCGACCGCGAGGTCACGAAGAAGGGCCTCATCCTGAACAACCAGCTCCACCTCCCGCCGGTGCTGGCGCTGACGGACGACTCGCTTCCGAAGAACCTCCGCGCAGTCCTCGCCGCCGAGCTCGAGGTCGAGGAGGAGCGGATCCTCTCGTGGGATCTCTCGCTGATGGACGTGCAGCCGCCCGCGGTCGGCGGTCTGCGCGGTGAGTTCATCTTCTCGCCCCGCCTCGACAATCAGGCGTCCTGCCACGCCGCCCTGACCGCGCTCCTCCGCGCGCCGGCGGCGCAGTCCACCCAGATCGCCTGCCTCTATGATCACGAGGAGGTGGGGAGCGGCTCGACCTCTGGCGCGGGCGGCTCGCTGGTCGAGGACGTGCTCACCCGGATCGCGGCAGGTGGCGCCGAGGCGCTGCATCGGGCCTCCGCGCGCTCCTGGCAGATCTCCGCCGACATGGCCCACGCGCTCCACCCGAACTTCACCGACAAGCACGAGCCCCACCACCAGCCCCGGCTGAACGGCGGCCCGGTGATCAAGGTGAACGCCCAGCAGCGCTACGCTACGGACGCGGAGGGCGAGGCCTTCTTCGAGCTCCTCTGCAGGGACGCGAACGTCCCTTTCCAGAAGTTCGTGAGCCGCACCGATCTCGCCTGCGGGAGCACGATCGGGCCGATCTCGTCCGCGCGGCTCGGCATCCGCACCATCGACGTCGGGAATCCGATGCTCTCCATGCACTCGATCCGCGAGCAGGGGGGCGCCGAGGATCCGGAGCGAATGGCGGCGGTCCTTGCGCGCTTCTTCGAGGCCTGA
- the apaG gene encoding Co2+/Mg2+ efflux protein ApaG: MSIAVTQGIRVQVRPAFWSERSDAARGIYAFTYTIRISNEGEGPARLRRRHWFIQDGVGREEEVEGPGVVGKEPNLSPGETFEYTSWVPLQTPIGTMRGTFTMERPDGSTFEAEVAEFVLALPDALH, from the coding sequence ATGTCCATCGCCGTCACCCAGGGGATCCGCGTGCAGGTCCGTCCGGCCTTCTGGTCGGAGCGTTCCGACGCCGCAAGAGGGATCTACGCGTTCACCTACACGATCCGGATCAGCAACGAGGGTGAGGGGCCCGCCCGCCTCCGGCGCCGCCACTGGTTCATCCAGGACGGCGTGGGCCGGGAGGAGGAAGTCGAGGGTCCGGGCGTCGTGGGGAAGGAGCCCAATCTTTCTCCTGGTGAAACATTCGAATACACGAGCTGGGTGCCCCTGCAGACGCCCATCGGGACGATGCGCGGCACGTTCACGATGGAGCGGCCAGACGGCAGCACCTTCGAGGCCGAGGTGGCCGAGTTCGTGTTGGCGCTGCCTGACGCGCTTCACTGA